The Streptomyces achromogenes genome window below encodes:
- a CDS encoding methyltransferase domain-containing protein, which produces MGAHDPDPAGAAGLAASARALLVREIEASGAFAADPRWREAFATVPRHLFVPYYYVAGAGGYERRWGESPDRRVRERWMLGAYEDTPLATRLRDGVLLTSSSQPSLMALMLAELRVEDGDRVLEIGAGTGYNAALLSYRLGEENVTTVDLDPEITESARRHLADAGYRPTVVTGDGARGVPERAPFDRIIATCTLASVPRAWLTQCAPGTLILAPLATGLIALTVRDAGHAEGRFLHTPAYFVPLRGSDRPDPEPVTLSGVPGRARESDRFRFLLTLTREALDPQEACSLWEREGMPGRERYGVTVGDGHVWAWLDDPEGPYAWPLPGSAGPDPVERGATRPDL; this is translated from the coding sequence ATGGGCGCCCACGATCCCGACCCCGCCGGTGCGGCCGGCCTCGCCGCCTCCGCGCGGGCCCTGCTGGTGCGGGAGATCGAGGCGAGCGGAGCGTTCGCCGCCGACCCTCGGTGGCGGGAGGCCTTCGCGACGGTGCCGCGCCATCTCTTCGTGCCGTACTACTACGTCGCCGGGGCCGGCGGCTACGAGCGGCGCTGGGGCGAGAGTCCCGACCGGCGCGTCAGGGAGCGCTGGATGCTTGGCGCGTACGAGGACACCCCGCTGGCCACCCGGCTGCGCGACGGCGTGCTGCTCACGTCGAGCAGCCAGCCCTCGCTGATGGCGCTGATGCTGGCCGAACTGCGGGTCGAGGACGGCGACCGGGTCCTGGAGATCGGCGCGGGCACGGGGTACAACGCGGCGCTGCTGTCGTACCGGCTCGGCGAGGAGAACGTCACCACCGTCGACCTGGACCCGGAGATCACCGAGTCCGCCCGCCGGCATCTCGCGGACGCCGGGTACCGGCCCACCGTCGTCACCGGGGACGGGGCGCGAGGGGTCCCCGAACGCGCCCCCTTCGACCGGATCATCGCGACCTGCACGCTGGCGTCGGTCCCGCGCGCCTGGCTCACCCAGTGCGCCCCCGGGACCCTGATCCTCGCGCCGCTCGCCACCGGGCTGATCGCGCTGACGGTCCGGGACGCCGGACACGCGGAGGGACGCTTCCTGCACACCCCGGCGTACTTCGTGCCGCTGCGTGGGTCGGACCGCCCCGACCCGGAGCCGGTGACCCTCTCGGGGGTGCCCGGCCGGGCCAGGGAGAGCGACCGTTTCCGCTTCCTGCTGACCCTGACCCGGGAGGCCCTCGACCCCCAGGAGGCGTGCTCCCTGTGGGAGCGCGAGGGCATGCCGGGACGGGAGCGCTACGGGGTCACGGTCGGCGACGGCCACGTGTGGGCGTGGCTCGACGATCCGGAGGGACCGTACGCGTGGCCCCTGCCGGGTTCGGCGGGGCCCGACCCGGTCGAGCGCGGCGCCACCCGGCCCGACCTCTAG
- a CDS encoding globin, whose product MGGVTEIRRGTLQEQTFYEQVGGEETFRRLVHRFYQGVAEDPLLRPMYPEEDLGPAEERFTLFLMQYWGGPTTYSEQRGHPRLRMRHAPFAVDRAAHDAWLKHMRDAVDELGLSEEHEHTLWKYLTYAAASMVNTPD is encoded by the coding sequence ATGGGAGGCGTGACAGAGATTCGGCGCGGCACGCTTCAGGAGCAGACCTTCTACGAGCAGGTCGGCGGGGAGGAAACCTTCCGCCGGCTGGTCCACCGTTTCTACCAGGGGGTCGCCGAGGACCCACTGCTGCGGCCCATGTACCCGGAGGAGGACCTCGGCCCGGCCGAGGAGCGTTTCACGCTGTTCCTCATGCAGTACTGGGGCGGCCCCACGACGTACAGCGAGCAGCGCGGTCACCCGCGGCTGCGCATGCGGCACGCCCCCTTCGCCGTGGACCGGGCGGCGCACGACGCGTGGCTGAAGCACATGCGCGACGCGGTGGACGAGCTCGGCCTGTCGGAGGAGCACGAGCACACGCTGTGGAAGTACCTGACGTACGCGGCGGCGTCGATGGTGAACACCCCGGACTAG
- a CDS encoding acyl-CoA thioesterase, whose protein sequence is MRHIYRCPLRWADMDAYGHVNNVVFLRYLEEARIDFLFRPEKDFQQGSVVARHEIDYKRQLVHRHTPVDIELWVTNIRAASFTISYEVKDDDVVYVRASTVIVPFDFATQRPRRITAEERLFLEEYQDDDAEKAVAA, encoded by the coding sequence TTGCGGCACATCTACCGCTGCCCGCTGCGCTGGGCGGACATGGACGCGTACGGCCACGTCAACAACGTGGTCTTCCTCCGCTACCTGGAGGAAGCCCGTATCGACTTCCTGTTCCGTCCGGAGAAGGACTTCCAGCAGGGGTCCGTGGTGGCGCGCCACGAGATCGACTACAAGCGGCAGCTCGTCCACCGGCACACGCCCGTGGACATCGAGCTGTGGGTCACGAACATCAGGGCGGCGTCCTTCACCATCTCCTACGAGGTGAAGGACGACGACGTCGTCTACGTGCGGGCCTCCACCGTCATCGTGCCGTTCGACTTCGCGACGCAACGGCCGCGCCGGATCACCGCCGAGGAACGCCTCTTCCTCGAGGAGTACCAGGACGACGACGCCGAGAAGGCCGTCGCCGCATGA
- the ettA gene encoding energy-dependent translational throttle protein EttA, giving the protein MAEYIYTMRKTRKAHGDKVILDDVTLSFLPGAKIGVVGPNGAGKSTVLKIMAGLEQPSNGDAFLSPGYSVGMLLQEPPLDESKTVLENVQDGAAEIMGKLKRFNEVAELMATDYSDALLDEMGKLQEDLDHAGAWDLDTQLEQAMDALGCPPGDWPVTNLSGGERRRVALCKLLLEAPDLLLLDEPTNHLDAESVQWLEQHLAKYPGTVVAVTHDRYFLDNVAGWILELDRGRAIGYEGNYSTYLETKQSRLKVEGQKDAKRAKRLKEELEWVRSNAKGRQAKSKARLARYEEMAAEADKMRKLDFEEIQIPPGPRLGSIVVEVNNLSKAFGDKVLIDDLSFTLPRNGIVGVIGPNGAGKTTLFKMIQGFEEPDSGSIKVGDTVKISYVDQSRENIDPKKSLWAVVSDELDYINVGQVEMPSRAYVSAFGFKGPDQQKPAGVLSGGERNRLNLALTLKQGGNLLLLDEPTNDLDVETLSSLENALLEFPGAAVVVSHDRWFLDRVATHILAYEGDSRWFWFEGNFESYEKNKIERLGADAARPHRATYKKLTRD; this is encoded by the coding sequence TTGGCTGAGTACATCTACACCATGCGCAAGACGCGCAAGGCACACGGCGACAAGGTCATCCTTGACGACGTAACGCTGAGCTTCCTGCCCGGCGCGAAGATCGGTGTGGTCGGGCCGAACGGCGCCGGTAAGTCCACCGTTCTGAAGATCATGGCGGGACTGGAGCAGCCCTCCAACGGTGACGCGTTCCTGTCGCCCGGCTACAGCGTCGGGATGCTGCTGCAGGAGCCGCCGCTCGACGAGTCCAAGACCGTTCTGGAGAACGTGCAGGACGGCGCGGCCGAGATCATGGGCAAGCTCAAGCGCTTCAACGAGGTCGCCGAGCTGATGGCGACGGACTACTCCGACGCGCTGCTGGACGAGATGGGCAAGCTGCAGGAGGACCTCGACCACGCAGGCGCGTGGGACCTGGACACCCAGCTCGAGCAGGCCATGGACGCCCTGGGCTGCCCGCCCGGCGACTGGCCCGTCACCAACCTCTCCGGCGGTGAGCGCCGCCGCGTCGCGCTGTGCAAGCTGCTGCTCGAGGCCCCCGACCTGCTGCTTCTCGACGAGCCCACCAACCACCTGGACGCCGAGTCCGTGCAGTGGCTGGAGCAGCACCTCGCGAAGTACCCCGGCACCGTCGTCGCCGTCACCCACGACCGGTACTTCCTCGACAACGTCGCGGGCTGGATCCTGGAGCTCGACCGCGGCCGGGCCATCGGTTACGAGGGCAACTACTCCACGTACCTGGAGACGAAGCAGAGCCGTCTCAAGGTCGAGGGGCAGAAGGACGCCAAGCGCGCCAAGCGCCTCAAGGAAGAGCTCGAGTGGGTGCGGTCCAACGCCAAGGGGCGTCAGGCCAAGTCCAAGGCGCGTCTCGCCCGGTACGAGGAGATGGCCGCCGAGGCCGACAAGATGCGGAAGCTGGACTTCGAGGAGATCCAGATCCCGCCGGGCCCGCGCCTGGGTTCCATCGTCGTCGAGGTCAACAACCTCTCCAAGGCCTTCGGTGACAAGGTCCTCATCGACGACCTGAGCTTCACGCTCCCGCGCAACGGCATCGTCGGCGTCATCGGCCCGAACGGCGCCGGCAAGACGACCCTCTTCAAGATGATCCAGGGGTTCGAGGAGCCCGACTCCGGATCCATCAAGGTCGGCGACACCGTCAAGATCTCGTACGTCGACCAGAGCCGCGAGAACATCGACCCGAAGAAGTCGCTGTGGGCCGTGGTCTCCGACGAGCTCGACTACATCAACGTCGGGCAGGTGGAGATGCCGTCCCGCGCGTACGTCTCTGCGTTCGGCTTCAAGGGGCCCGACCAGCAGAAGCCGGCCGGTGTGCTCTCCGGCGGTGAGCGCAACCGTCTGAACCTCGCGCTCACCCTCAAGCAGGGCGGCAATCTGCTCCTCCTCGACGAGCCGACCAACGACCTCGACGTGGAGACGCTGTCCTCCCTGGAGAACGCGCTGCTGGAGTTCCCGGGCGCGGCCGTGGTCGTCTCCCACGACCGGTGGTTCCTGGACCGGGTCGCCACCCACATCCTCGCCTACGAGGGTGACTCCAGGTGGTTCTGGTTCGAGGGCAACTTCGAGTCGTACGAGAAGAACAAGATCGAGCGGCTGGGAGCGGACGCCGCGCGTCCGCACCGTGCCACCTACAAGAAGCTGACCCGGGACTGA
- a CDS encoding class I SAM-dependent methyltransferase, which produces MSLCAGQERDLLDVLPGHPRREDVRARLVELDPHNVDAAREAVRSAGLAQVEVVAADASLLDHYAGMAPADIVLLCGVFGNITDPDIERTVDACTQLCATGGRVIWTRNRKSPDRVPLICRWFEERGFEREWVTDEQQFRSVGVHRVRGRSRPLRPGERVLTFLGYDRLRSATRARDRRPGRPARPTLSDRPVGSVELAGSMRPGVGSVSSVGFVSAVGPVGVVSAASRSPCAPRAGAPLRR; this is translated from the coding sequence GTGAGCCTCTGCGCGGGGCAGGAACGCGATCTGCTCGACGTTCTGCCAGGTCATCCGCGCCGGGAGGACGTGCGGGCACGGCTGGTGGAGCTTGATCCGCACAACGTCGACGCGGCCCGCGAGGCCGTCCGGTCGGCCGGTCTCGCGCAGGTCGAGGTCGTCGCCGCAGACGCCTCGCTCCTCGATCACTACGCCGGGATGGCGCCCGCCGACATCGTGCTGCTCTGCGGAGTGTTCGGAAACATCACGGATCCGGACATCGAACGGACCGTCGACGCGTGCACACAGCTGTGCGCGACCGGAGGCCGGGTGATCTGGACCAGGAATCGCAAGTCCCCGGACCGGGTGCCGCTGATCTGCCGGTGGTTCGAGGAGCGAGGCTTCGAACGCGAGTGGGTCACCGACGAGCAGCAGTTCCGGTCCGTGGGCGTGCACCGCGTCCGCGGGCGGTCCCGGCCGTTGCGGCCGGGCGAACGCGTCCTCACCTTCCTCGGGTACGACAGGCTGCGCTCGGCGACCCGAGCCCGAGACCGCCGACCCGGTCGACCGGCTCGGCCGACCCTGTCGGATCGGCCGGTCGGGTCGGTCGAGTTGGCAGGGTCGATGAGGCCCGGCGTCGGCTCCGTCAGCTCCGTCGGCTTCGTCAGCGCGGTCGGCCCTGTCGGAGTCGTCAGCGCTGCGAGCCGTTCTCCTTGCGCCCCACGAGCAGGAGCGCCGCTCCGCCGATGA
- a CDS encoding thioester domain-containing protein, translated as MISSISALFARGRGPVRLAAAAVASGVVAVGLLATAGTAAAAEVTQSQGGATATIGGLKTYGAAVVHAEGGDQEVSAGLFEMSVEGGGTLQTYCVDLYNPTQRDAKYHETPWSGTLLAANRNAGRIRWILQNSYPQVNDLASLADKAGIGAGLTEQDAAAGTQVAIWRYSDGAAVDAVDPQAERLADYLQKAARVVAEPTASLTLDAPAVSGRPGELLGPVTVHTDATSATVTPPVDAATSGVRIVGKDGKPLTAVSEGSQLFFDVPADTAAGSAELTVQASTTVPVGRAFTSDSRSQTQILAGSSESTVSATASATWALKGAIPALSAAKNCAKSGVDIAAANRGDEAFTFELMGVQHTVPAGGSGTVTIPLQEDQAYDFSIVGPRGDQNRFTGVLDCRTQADEIAGLTTQTLSEPSPATVGGVSTADDTDLAATGGSSATPLIAGTAIGLVVIGGAALLLVGRKENGSQR; from the coding sequence GTGATTTCTTCGATCTCCGCGTTGTTCGCGCGCGGGCGGGGCCCGGTCCGTCTCGCGGCGGCGGCCGTGGCGTCCGGCGTCGTCGCCGTCGGCCTGCTCGCCACCGCGGGCACTGCCGCCGCGGCAGAGGTGACGCAGAGTCAGGGCGGGGCCACCGCGACGATCGGCGGTCTCAAGACGTACGGCGCCGCCGTGGTCCACGCCGAGGGCGGGGACCAGGAGGTGTCGGCCGGCCTGTTCGAGATGTCCGTCGAGGGCGGCGGCACCCTGCAGACGTACTGCGTCGACCTCTACAACCCCACGCAGAGGGACGCCAAGTACCACGAGACGCCGTGGAGCGGCACGCTGCTGGCCGCCAACCGGAACGCGGGCCGCATCCGTTGGATCCTGCAGAACTCCTACCCCCAGGTGAACGATCTCGCCTCGCTCGCCGACAAGGCCGGCATCGGCGCGGGCCTCACCGAGCAGGACGCGGCCGCCGGCACCCAGGTGGCCATCTGGCGCTACTCGGACGGCGCGGCGGTGGACGCCGTCGATCCGCAGGCCGAGCGGCTCGCGGACTACCTGCAGAAGGCCGCCCGGGTCGTCGCGGAGCCCACGGCGTCCCTCACCCTCGACGCGCCCGCCGTGTCCGGCCGCCCGGGCGAGCTGCTCGGCCCGGTGACGGTCCACACCGACGCGACGAGCGCGACGGTGACGCCGCCGGTTGACGCCGCGACCAGCGGAGTGCGCATCGTCGGCAAGGACGGCAAGCCGCTCACGGCCGTGTCGGAGGGCAGCCAGCTGTTCTTCGACGTGCCCGCCGACACGGCCGCAGGCTCGGCCGAGCTGACCGTGCAGGCCTCCACCACCGTCCCGGTCGGCCGCGCCTTCACCTCCGACAGCCGCAGCCAGACCCAGATCCTGGCCGGCTCCAGCGAGTCCACGGTGTCGGCGACGGCGAGCGCGACCTGGGCCCTGAAGGGCGCCATACCGGCACTGTCCGCGGCGAAGAACTGCGCGAAGTCCGGCGTCGACATCGCCGCCGCCAACCGGGGCGACGAGGCCTTCACCTTCGAGCTGATGGGGGTGCAGCACACCGTCCCCGCCGGCGGGTCCGGGACGGTGACGATCCCGCTGCAGGAGGACCAGGCCTACGACTTCTCGATCGTCGGGCCCCGGGGTGACCAGAACAGGTTCACCGGCGTCCTGGACTGCCGGACCCAGGCCGACGAGATCGCCGGCCTGACCACCCAGACCCTGAGCGAACCGAGCCCGGCCACGGTGGGCGGTGTCTCCACCGCGGACGACACCGACCTCGCCGCGACGGGCGGCAGCAGTGCCACTCCGCTCATCGCGGGCACGGCCATCGGCCTGGTGGTCATCGGCGGAGCGGCGCTCCTGCTCGTGGGGCGCAAGGAGAACGGCTCGCAGCGCTGA
- a CDS encoding single-stranded DNA-binding protein: MNETMVCAVGNVATQPVYRDLAVGASARFRLAVTSRYWDREKSAWTDGHTNFFTVWANRQLAQNAMASLNVGDPVIVQGRLKVRTESREGQQGRTSADLDAMAIGHDLARGTSAFRRQGRAEPATAGPPPQPEPDWETPVAGAADAKPDEAGRREPAAVT; the protein is encoded by the coding sequence ATGAACGAGACGATGGTCTGCGCAGTGGGCAACGTGGCGACGCAGCCGGTCTACCGGGACCTGGCGGTGGGCGCGTCGGCGAGGTTCCGGCTGGCGGTGACCTCGCGCTACTGGGACCGGGAGAAGAGCGCCTGGACCGACGGCCACACCAACTTCTTCACCGTCTGGGCCAACCGGCAGCTGGCACAGAACGCGATGGCCTCGCTGAACGTCGGGGACCCGGTGATCGTCCAGGGCAGGCTGAAGGTGCGCACGGAGTCGCGCGAGGGGCAGCAGGGCCGGACCTCGGCGGACCTCGACGCCATGGCGATCGGTCACGACCTCGCACGGGGCACGTCGGCCTTCCGGCGGCAGGGCCGTGCCGAGCCCGCGACGGCGGGCCCGCCGCCACAGCCCGAGCCCGACTGGGAGACGCCGGTCGCCGGTGCGGCGGACGCGAAGCCCGACGAAGCAGGGCGTCGCGAGCCGGCGGCGGTGACCTGA
- a CDS encoding YfjP family GTPase encodes MHQNPVSPQARREDLEHQEHQEHEEQEHQEHQEREGRRRHQDDREVQERTESAGPKGEKPEGEGGLSDDADVSTQEPTSHGVGHAHVADAAEDALPRPNAGPAPDPSPRAPFARTSRADADADEESADAWDDGLIARRVNEAEAEQAAADKAARTGGGGGALPSTPLVYDAPLRSRLEALRELVGLSRTRLDSRTLAQAGRVLDEAAARRRHSGQHTVVALAGATGSGKSQLFNALAGVTISETGVRRPTTSSPIVCSWSDGASSLIDRLGIPGRLRRRPVQSAEAEAQLRGLVLIDLPDHDSAAVQHRAQVDRVLALVDAVIWVVDPEKYADAVLHERYLRPMAGHAEVMFVVLNQVDRLPGEAAELVLDDLRRLLDEDGVALGEYGEPGATVLALSALTGDGVGELREVLGQFVAERGAAARRIAADVDAAAWRLRSVYATGRRVGLSEQARDEFADRLADAVGATAAGEAAERAWLRNANRACGTPWLRLWRWHQDRRDPPTGRLPVRAQADEEATARQRVEQAVRTVSERASVGLPTPWAQAVREAAVRGAQGLPEALDDLAARAGLPPGRPPRPGWWPVAVLAQACMTLLQVVGGLWLVGQIVGVMAPNLGVPVLLMVSGIIGGPLVEWSCRMAARGPARRYGHDAERRLREAAAGCGRARVLDPVAAELLRYREVREQYARVTGAVAGAR; translated from the coding sequence GTGCACCAGAACCCCGTGAGTCCCCAGGCGCGCCGGGAGGACCTGGAACACCAGGAGCACCAAGAACACGAGGAGCAGGAGCACCAGGAACACCAGGAGCGCGAGGGCCGGCGGCGACACCAGGACGACCGCGAAGTCCAGGAGCGCACCGAGAGCGCGGGGCCCAAGGGGGAGAAGCCGGAAGGCGAGGGAGGCCTGTCCGACGACGCGGACGTTTCGACGCAGGAGCCGACCAGCCACGGCGTCGGCCACGCGCACGTAGCCGACGCCGCCGAGGACGCTCTGCCGCGCCCGAACGCCGGCCCGGCCCCGGACCCGTCCCCCCGGGCCCCGTTCGCGCGCACGTCCCGTGCGGACGCCGACGCCGACGAGGAATCGGCCGACGCCTGGGACGACGGTCTCATCGCCCGCCGCGTCAACGAGGCCGAAGCCGAGCAGGCGGCGGCCGACAAGGCGGCCCGGACCGGCGGAGGCGGCGGCGCCCTGCCCTCGACCCCGCTCGTCTACGACGCGCCGCTGCGCTCACGGCTTGAGGCGCTGCGCGAACTCGTCGGGCTCTCCCGCACGCGCCTCGACAGCAGGACACTCGCCCAGGCCGGCCGGGTCCTGGACGAGGCGGCGGCCCGGCGCCGGCACTCCGGGCAGCACACCGTGGTCGCCCTCGCCGGCGCCACCGGCAGCGGCAAGTCACAGCTGTTCAACGCCCTCGCCGGCGTCACGATCTCGGAGACGGGCGTGCGCCGGCCGACCACGTCGTCGCCCATCGTGTGCAGCTGGAGCGACGGCGCGTCGTCCCTCATCGACCGGCTCGGCATCCCGGGCCGGCTGCGCAGACGGCCGGTGCAGAGCGCGGAGGCGGAGGCGCAGCTGCGCGGGCTCGTCCTGATCGACCTGCCCGACCACGACTCGGCGGCCGTGCAGCACCGTGCGCAGGTCGACCGGGTGCTGGCGCTCGTGGACGCCGTCATCTGGGTCGTCGACCCCGAGAAGTACGCCGACGCCGTCCTGCACGAACGGTATCTGCGGCCCATGGCCGGGCACGCGGAGGTCATGTTCGTCGTCCTCAACCAGGTCGACCGGCTGCCGGGCGAGGCCGCCGAGCTGGTCCTCGACGACCTGAGGCGGCTGCTCGACGAGGACGGTGTCGCCCTCGGCGAGTACGGCGAACCGGGCGCCACCGTGCTCGCGCTGTCCGCGCTGACCGGGGACGGCGTCGGTGAACTGCGCGAGGTGCTGGGCCAGTTCGTCGCGGAGCGCGGCGCCGCCGCCCGGCGCATCGCGGCCGACGTGGACGCGGCGGCCTGGCGACTGCGGTCCGTCTACGCCACCGGACGACGCGTCGGGCTGAGCGAGCAGGCGCGGGACGAGTTCGCCGACCGGCTGGCGGACGCGGTGGGCGCCACCGCGGCGGGCGAGGCCGCCGAGCGCGCCTGGCTGCGCAACGCCAACCGCGCGTGCGGGACGCCCTGGCTGCGGCTGTGGCGGTGGCACCAGGACCGGCGCGACCCTCCCACCGGGCGGTTGCCGGTCCGCGCCCAGGCCGACGAGGAGGCCACGGCACGGCAGCGCGTCGAGCAGGCGGTGCGCACCGTGTCCGAACGGGCCTCGGTGGGGCTGCCGACGCCCTGGGCGCAGGCCGTCCGGGAGGCGGCGGTTCGCGGCGCGCAGGGACTGCCCGAGGCGTTGGACGACCTGGCGGCGCGGGCCGGGCTGCCGCCGGGACGACCGCCCCGGCCGGGCTGGTGGCCGGTCGCCGTCCTGGCGCAGGCGTGCATGACGCTCCTGCAGGTCGTCGGCGGACTGTGGCTGGTCGGCCAGATCGTCGGCGTCATGGCCCCCAACCTCGGGGTTCCGGTGCTGTTGATGGTGTCCGGCATCATCGGCGGCCCGCTGGTCGAGTGGAGCTGCCGCATGGCCGCCCGGGGACCGGCGCGGCGGTACGGGCACGACGCGGAACGCCGGCTGCGGGAGGCGGCGGCCGGCTGCGGACGGGCCCGGGTGCTGGACCCCGTGGCCGCGGAGCTGCTGCGCTACCGGGAGGTGCGGGAACAGTACGCACGGGTCACGGGGGCGGTGGCCGGCGCACGGTGA
- a CDS encoding dynamin family protein produces the protein MVTLDVRPQLLDALSALRDRVAAARFPLPLTGAPRARANRDELLAQLDDYLVPRLRQPDAPLLAVVGGSTGAGKSTLVNSLVGRRVSEAGVLRPTTRTPVLVCHPEDHHWFSGMRVLPGLARAWAPRRDSADDLLLTGEDGRPVLRIETADTLPPGLALLDAPDIDSLVADNRVLAAELICAADIWVMVTTASRYADAVPWHLLRTAKEYDVMLVTVLDRVPHQVVSEVSRQYGALLTKAGLGEVPRFTVPELPESAWGGGLLPATAVAQLRAWLVHHAQDPAARNHALARTAHGVLDSLKARMPELAGAAAAQYAAALRLTSAVEGAYDSEYTRVRGRLQSGEVLAGDALKRWRAFPLDCTAGELLDALVESLAALLLCAVTAADERVDEAWRREPASQAAVLTDRDASPESAEHRIGLAVRRWRRELEEYAEDEVRGLERGAAPDPESVAALVATALLGGRRARSAGEGLAERIGAHGALRLRDRGGRLLAEHLDRVMHAERERRLAPLDGLEVHPEPQAELIAALSVLQKER, from the coding sequence GTGGTGACCTTGGACGTAAGGCCTCAGCTGCTCGACGCACTCTCCGCCCTGCGCGACCGTGTCGCCGCCGCACGCTTCCCGCTACCCCTGACAGGGGCCCCGCGCGCACGTGCCAACCGCGACGAACTGCTAGCCCAGCTCGACGACTACCTGGTGCCGCGGCTCCGACAACCCGACGCGCCCTTGCTGGCGGTGGTGGGCGGCTCCACCGGCGCCGGCAAGTCGACGCTCGTCAACTCCCTGGTGGGGCGGCGCGTCAGCGAGGCGGGCGTGTTGCGGCCGACGACACGGACCCCGGTGCTCGTATGCCATCCGGAGGACCATCACTGGTTCAGCGGCATGCGGGTGCTGCCCGGCCTCGCCCGCGCGTGGGCCCCTCGCCGGGACTCGGCGGACGACCTGCTGCTCACCGGCGAGGACGGCAGACCCGTGCTGCGGATCGAGACCGCCGACACGCTCCCGCCCGGTCTCGCCCTTCTCGACGCGCCCGACATCGACTCGCTCGTCGCCGACAACCGCGTGCTCGCCGCCGAACTGATCTGCGCCGCCGACATCTGGGTGATGGTCACGACGGCCTCCCGCTACGCCGACGCCGTGCCCTGGCACCTGCTGCGCACCGCCAAGGAGTACGACGTCATGCTCGTGACCGTCCTCGACCGGGTGCCCCACCAGGTCGTCTCCGAGGTGTCCCGGCAGTACGGCGCCCTGCTCACCAAGGCCGGGCTGGGCGAGGTGCCGCGCTTCACGGTGCCCGAACTGCCCGAGTCCGCCTGGGGCGGTGGGCTTCTTCCGGCCACCGCCGTGGCGCAGCTGCGCGCCTGGCTCGTCCACCACGCCCAGGACCCGGCCGCCCGCAACCACGCCCTCGCCCGCACGGCCCACGGCGTTCTCGACTCCCTCAAGGCGCGGATGCCCGAACTGGCCGGCGCCGCCGCCGCGCAGTACGCCGCCGCGCTGCGGCTCACCTCGGCTGTCGAGGGGGCGTACGACAGCGAGTACACGCGCGTGCGGGGTCGTCTGCAGAGCGGCGAGGTCCTCGCCGGCGACGCGCTCAAGCGCTGGCGGGCCTTCCCGCTGGACTGCACCGCCGGTGAACTCCTCGACGCCCTGGTGGAGAGCCTCGCCGCACTGCTGCTGTGCGCGGTCACCGCCGCCGACGAACGCGTCGACGAGGCCTGGCGCCGCGAACCGGCGTCACAGGCCGCGGTGCTGACGGACCGTGACGCCTCCCCGGAGAGCGCCGAGCACCGCATCGGCCTCGCCGTCCGACGCTGGCGGCGCGAGCTGGAGGAGTACGCCGAGGACGAGGTACGCGGCCTGGAGCGGGGTGCCGCGCCCGACCCGGAGTCGGTCGCCGCTCTCGTCGCCACGGCGCTGCTGGGCGGCCGCAGGGCGCGCTCAGCCGGTGAGGGGCTGGCCGAGCGGATCGGCGCGCACGGGGCGCTGCGGTTGCGCGACCGGGGAGGGCGGCTGCTCGCCGAACACCTCGACCGGGTCATGCACGCCGAACGCGAACGCCGACTCGCCCCCCTCGACGGACTCGAGGTCCACCCCGAACCCCAGGCCGAACTCATCGCCGCGCTGTCCGTACTGCAGAAGGAGAGGTGA
- a CDS encoding 4'-phosphopantetheinyl transferase family protein has product MISVQVAWARLGDARADLLTLLDPVERGRHDETAAPADRARFLVGCALSRVLLGELLGLPPADVPLRRVCPRCGGPHGKVRLDMPGAPAPYDFSVTHSGALIGVAVSSDGAVGLDVEDGEAPLDVEGAARTALSGTELAALHALPPAQRRPAFLRVWTRKEAVLKALGMGLRMPLRGLEVSPPEAPPAVLAWPPPPTVPPERHPADLRMADLLVDGVHPSTVAVVAPATGPGPGGAVSGPGDVRVVPRDGSATLAAHGC; this is encoded by the coding sequence GTGATCTCCGTGCAGGTCGCGTGGGCGCGCCTCGGCGACGCCCGCGCGGATCTGCTGACGCTCCTCGATCCCGTGGAGCGCGGCCGTCACGACGAGACCGCCGCCCCGGCCGACCGGGCCCGCTTCCTCGTCGGCTGCGCCCTGAGCCGTGTGCTCCTGGGCGAACTGCTCGGCCTCCCCCCGGCGGACGTGCCGTTGCGGCGTGTCTGTCCCCGCTGCGGTGGACCGCACGGAAAGGTCCGGCTCGACATGCCGGGCGCCCCTGCGCCGTACGACTTCTCGGTGACCCACAGCGGCGCGCTCATCGGCGTGGCGGTGTCCTCGGACGGAGCCGTGGGCCTGGACGTCGAGGACGGCGAGGCGCCTCTCGACGTCGAGGGCGCCGCACGGACCGCACTGTCCGGGACCGAGCTCGCCGCCCTCCACGCCCTGCCCCCCGCCCAGCGCCGCCCGGCCTTCCTGCGCGTCTGGACCAGGAAGGAAGCCGTGCTGAAGGCCCTCGGCATGGGCCTGCGCATGCCGCTGCGCGGCCTGGAGGTCTCGCCGCCCGAAGCGCCCCCGGCCGTGCTCGCCTGGCCGCCCCCGCCGACCGTCCCTCCCGAACGCCACCCGGCCGACCTGCGGATGGCGGACCTGCTCGTCGACGGCGTTCACCCGTCGACGGTGGCGGTGGTAGCACCTGCGACGGGGCCCGGGCCGGGTGGCGCGGTGAGCGGGCCGGGAGACGTACGGGTCGTCCCCCGCGACGGCTCGGCGACGCTCGCCGCCCACGGCTGCTGA